One Oryza brachyantha chromosome 3, ObraRS2, whole genome shotgun sequence DNA segment encodes these proteins:
- the LOC102716860 gene encoding nuclear transcription factor Y subunit B-8-like, producing MPDSDNDSGGPSNAGGELSSPREQDRFLPIANVSRIMKKALPANAKISKDAKETVQECVSEFISFITGEASDKCQREKRKTINGDDLLWAMTTLGFEDYVEPLKHYLHKFREIEGERAAASTGGSGGASTTQQQADNMQRAANAGGYAGYGGPGPGPAGMMMMMGQPMYGSPPPPPQQQQQQQQQQHHMAMGGRGGFGHHPGGGSGGDGGGSSSSGLGRQDRA from the coding sequence atgccggACTCGGACAACGACTCCGGCGGGCCGAGCAACGCGGGAGGGGAGCTGTCGTCGCCGCGGGAGCAGGACAGGTTTCTGCCGATCGCGAACGTGAGCAGGATCATGAAGAAGGCGCTGCCGGCCAACGCCAAGATCAGCAAGGACGCCAAGGAGACGGTGCAGGAGTGCGTCTCGGAGTTCATCTCCTTCATCACCGGCGAGGCCTCCGACAAGTGCCAGCGGGAGAAGCGCAAGACCATCAACGGCGACGACCTGCTCTGGGCCATGACCACCCTCGGCTTCGAGGATTACGTCGAGCCGCTCAAGCACTACCTCCACAAGTTCCGCGAGATCGAGGGCGAgcgggccgccgcctccaccggcggcagcggcggcgcctccaCCACGCAGCAGCAGGCCGACAACATGCAGAGAGCCGCCAATGCCGGCGGCTACGCCGGCTACGGCGGCCCGGGACCCGGCCCCGCcggcatgatgatgatgatgggcCAGCCCATGtacggctcgccgccgccgccgccacagcaacagcaacagcaacaacagcagcagcatcacaTGGCAATGGGAGGCAGAGGCGGCTTCGGTCATcatcccggcggcggcagtggcggcgacggcggcgggtcgtcgtcgtcggggctGGGTCGGCAAGACAGAGCTTGA
- the LOC102721060 gene encoding uncharacterized protein LOC102721060, producing MDGDSGGVGEDRFKISEFKEEILQLGALACDGEETSRTELVEKLNKCNKDTLVELIRSFDMTGSKANRKEELVTKLMEFLKVDYSTTDSANPDKINDFKEETLLLAGLAFHEEEEKSRTELLEKLSKSNKDTLVELCRSFDIPGSKANKKDELVIVMMEFLKEHYSGTDDTDPDKKTKKRRRKSEGTNLSGGKPLKKKKLDGTALEIHGEEEATGVKCEENITQYSECGLEDNKNELGNHEKGRFPKEKSNPEPSERISGHVSENFDGAALTEVQILSNEQSLSKTPSAGLVSTVGDRTDVKTSGKKNASITKKKTTPKTDRKEKSCGKQMYRGDVKPQKLAAVPNRDELRQAVFLILDSADFATMTFGDVVKEVDKYFGKDLFEKKPLIRSLIEEELFRLGEEAEKKELEEEEAAEAKARGEQASKEWTKVGVDSGIDKAEERKVAKDGKSKDAAKNEHCHSVEKGLEGGISVEVAAENINKSDAAEISQDRRCEHDRENENNGGDFTMDDNAVQDANSGDHVESSRDGKTERTKKINNGEAIDGSEDGKTEASNSGENADTRNDSNKNGDKSALDVDHRGAEESDGKKNGEHVACVEDDKAHEAGNTEGENVISHDTEDGKRKEAMENASTEQTLTGAGDDGKTGDAEHNTDTEADVDSCADGTAEKGKTNSDAVTL from the exons GAAACCTCGCGGACAGAGCTAGTGGAGAAGTTGAACAAATGTAACAAAGATACGCTAGTCGAACTGATCCGTTCATTTGATATGACTGGTTCAAAAGCTAATAGGAAG GAGGAACTTGTGACAAAATTGATGGAGTTCTTGAAAGTAGACTATTCTACTACTGACAGTGCAAACCCAGATAAG ATAAATGACTTCAAAGAAGAAACCCTCCTACTTGCCGGGCTTGCATTTCATGAAGAAGAG GAAAAATCACGGACAGAGCTACTGGAGAAGCTCAGCAAATCTAACAAAGATACTCTAGTTGAACTTTGTCGTTCATTTGATATCCCTGGCTCAAAAGCTAACAAGAAG GACGAATTAGTTATAGTTATGATGGAGTTCTTGAAGGAACACTATTCTGGCACTGATGACACAGACCCAGATAAG AAAACCAAGAAAAGAAGGCGTAAGAGTGAAGGAACAAATTTATCTGGTGGTAAACCTTTGAAG AAAAAGAAACTTGATGGAACTGCACTGGAAATTCATGGAGAAGAGGAGGCCACTGGGGTTAAGTGTGAGGAGAATATAACACAATACTCTGAGTGTGGTTTGGAGGACAACAAAAATGAACTTGGTAATCATGAGAAAGGACGATTTCCAAAGGAGAAGTCCAACCCTGAGCCTTCTGAAAGGATAAGTGGCCATGTGTCAGAAAATTTTGATGGAGCAGCTCTCACTGAAGTTCAAATACTTTCAAATGAACAATCACTATCTAAGACACCATCTGCAGGGTTGGTTAGCACAGTTGGAGATAGAACTGACGTGAAAACTTCTGGAAAGAAAAATGCCTCTATTACTAAGAAGAAAACAACCCCTAAGACAGATCGCAAGGAAAAATCTTGTG GTAAACAGATGTATAGAGGAGATGTGAAACCTCAAAAACTGGCAGCAGTACCAAATAGGGATGAGCTGAGGCAAGCTGTCTTCTTGATCTTAGATTCTGCGGATTTTGCGACG ATGACTTTTGGAGATGTTGTGAAAGAAGTTG ACAAATACTTTGGCAAGGATCTGTTTGAGAAAAAGCCACTTATAAGATCCCTGATAGAAGAGGAGCTCTTTAGGCTAGGGGAGGAGGCTGAGAAGAAAGAactggaagaggaagaagcagcagaagcaaaagCTAGAGGTGAACAAGCTTCCAAGGAATGGACAAAAGTTGGAGTTGATTCGGGTATAGACAAGGCAGAAGAACGTAAAGTTGCCAAGGATGGGAAATCCAAAGACGCTGCAAAGAACGAACATTGCCATAGTGTTGAAAAAGGTCTGGAAGGTGGGATTTCTGTAGAGGTTGCTGCTGagaacataaacaaaagtgaTGCTGCTGAAATTTCACAGGATAGACGATGTGAACATGACAGAGAGAATGAAAACAATGGTGGTGACTTCACCATGGATGATAATGCTGTGCAGGATGCAAACAGTGGTGATCATGTGGAATCTTCCAGAGATGGTAAGACTGAAAGGACAAAGAAGATCAATAATGGTGAAGCCATAGATGGTTCTGAAGATGGCAAAACTGAAGCATCTAATAGTGGAGAAAATGCTGACACTAGAAATGACAGCAACAAAAATGGCGACAAAAGTGCACTAGATGTTGATCATCGTGGAGCTGAAGAGTCTGACGGCAAAAAGAATGGTGAGCATGTAGCTTGTGTGGAAGATGACAAAGCTCATGAAGCTGGCAACACTGAGGGTGAAAATGTTATATCCCACGATACTGAAGAcggcaaaagaaaagaagccaTGGAAAATGCAAGCACGGAACAAACTCTAACAGGCGCTGGTGATGATGGTAAAACTGGAGATGCTGAGCACAACACCGACACCGAAGCTGATGTCGATTCTTGTGCCGATGGTACTGCTGAGAAGGGGAAGACCAACAGTGACGCTGTAACTCTGTGA